ATTAACGTTTCTCTTTTATCCTCTTTTATCGGCTATAAATTGTGTTTATCAGAAAACGATGTTGAGAAAATTGCTATTGGTTCTTTATTCCATGATATTGGACAAATCTTAATACCATCGGAAATATTAAACAAATCATCCGCATTAACTAAAAATGAGTGTGAAATAATAAAGATGCATCCACATTTAGGATTTGATTAAAAATACAAATCTGGATAAATCAGTACCACTCATTGCAAAGCAACACCATGAACGCCTTGACGGAACAGGTTATCCGTATGGGTTGCTTATTGATAAAATACACATCTATTCGCAAATTGTTATGGCCGCAGACGTTTTTGACGCCCTAACAACTTCAAGACCTTATAGAGGCCCGTTCAGCATAATAGATTCCTTGGAAATAATACAAAAAGGCAGGGGTAATAAGTTTAACAATGAGGTAATAGACGCATTATGTGATTTGTTTTCATATACTTATAAGGTTGATCATAAAAATGGTCATTAGACATTTTAATAAATAACAAGAATTTAACGATGCAGCCAAAATTATATTCAAAGTTTACATAATGTCCATTATCGGAAGTTAATTATTGTCTAAAAAGTCGCTTGGCAGGGCGACTTTTTCTGTATTTGGCGGCTTCTTTTTCATCGGTAATAACGCGTATAATTTTTATTGCCCGGTAATCAGCTTCATCAAGGCATTTGCAGCAGTCATTGCACAGTTTTTCCGGATCAAGGTCGCAGTAAAGGCACTCTTTGCAATCATCGCATATCTTTCTTTCGTCAAGCTGGCATATTTTATTGGCCACGATATCAGCTCGTTTCTTCACGCTTATGTTTAATTCCTTGCGCTTTAATTATATATCACCTTATACTGCGCTGTACAGGCTTGATTTTTCTAGTCTCACTCATAGACAGGTAAAATGATGCGCTGACCGGGCTGAAGGACACTGTTATCGAGGTGGTTGTATTTTTCGATTATGTAGATATACTGGCGAAGGTCCATTTTGTTGTTGTCATATTTTTCCGCTATTTTCCATAGTGAATCTCCCTTTTTAACAACGACTGTAACATAATTTAGCGGTTCGTGAGCCTCGGTTTTTAACGGTTTCATGATTTGGCAAAAAATAACTAGAAACACGAACAGCAAGCAGCATATGGCTGCAATGTTTTGCCTGCGCGCTTTGAAAACTATTTTTCGCTGCAAGATCATTCACCCCAAACACATGTTCTATACTTAAATATACAGAACATGTGTTTGTTTGTCAACTCTTTTTTAGAAAAAACGAACAAATGTTTGCGTTTTCTGCAGGATATGGTATAATTTTGTATGAGATAATCATGTTTTTGGAGGGAAAGCCATGTTCGAAGACCTTTCCAGCCGGCAAATAGCGATTCTTGAATTCATTAAAAAGGAAATAAAGACGAAGGGTTACCCCCCTGCTGTGCGCGAAATTGGAGAAGCAGTAGGTTTAAACTCCAGTTCTACGGTTCATAACCACCTAAACCAGCTCGAAAGTAAAGGATATATTAAAAGGGACCCCACAAAACCGCGGGCGATAGAAATACTGGACAGGCATTTCAGGCCGAATAAGGATGTGGTTGAAGTGCCGCTGGTGGGAAGGGTTACGGCAGGGGCGCCCATTTTGGCAGTGGAAAACATTGAAGAGACTTTTCCTTTACCGTCGGAATTTGTTGATTCAAGCGAAACGTTCATGCTTAGGGTCCAGGGTGACAGCATGGTAAATGCCGGGATATTGGACGGCGACCTCGTTATCATCAGGAAACAGGATACCGCCAGGAATGGCGATATTGTTGTCGCCCTGCTTGACGACGAAGCGACAGTTAAACGGTTTTTTAAAGAAGACCGGTATATACGCCTGCAGCCGGAAAATGAAAACTACGAGCCGATAATCACGCAGGATTTAAGGATACTGGGCAAGGTGGTCGGCTTAATGAGGAAATATTAAATTTCTACCCCGTGTAAGTGCGAACGCTCAATTTAGCCTCTTCCCTCCTTTCCAAGGCCAGTTCCACCAGCCTTTTCACCAGTTCGCCCATGGGTATGCCCGCATGCTCCCACATTTTCGGATACATGCTTATGCTGGTAAAGCCCGGCATTGTGTTTATTTCATTAATTAAGATTTGGCCGGTATCTTTTACGATAAAGAAATCT
This genomic interval from Peptococcaceae bacterium contains the following:
- a CDS encoding LysM peptidoglycan-binding domain-containing protein; amino-acid sequence: MQRKIVFKARRQNIAAICCLLFVFLVIFCQIMKPLKTEAHEPLNYVTVVVKKGDSLWKIAEKYDNNKMDLRQYIYIIEKYNHLDNSVLQPGQRIILPVYE
- the lexA gene encoding transcriptional repressor LexA codes for the protein MFEDLSSRQIAILEFIKKEIKTKGYPPAVREIGEAVGLNSSSTVHNHLNQLESKGYIKRDPTKPRAIEILDRHFRPNKDVVEVPLVGRVTAGAPILAVENIEETFPLPSEFVDSSETFMLRVQGDSMVNAGILDGDLVIIRKQDTARNGDIVVALLDDEATVKRFFKEDRYIRLQPENENYEPIITQDLRILGKVVGLMRKY